Genomic window (Asticcacaulis excentricus CB 48):
GCCGCCCGTAGAGGCGCCGACCAGAAGGATGTCGCAACGGCGCGGGCCGGTCATGGTGCGCACGCGCGGTGCGGCGGCGACGTGGCCGTTCGGCGTTGCCGGTGCCGGAGCGGGTGCCGGAGTTCCTACCGGACGGTCGATGCGGCGGATCGGTGCGACGATACCGGGGGTGGGGGTATTAAGGTTAACCGGGGCGCTTGGGCCCGTAGTTGACGCACCGGCAGCCGCGGCATTTGGCCAGGCGCGCGTGCGACCACACAGGGCGCGTACCTTGGTCAGTAGCTCGCTTTTGAAGCCGTCTGCCCCGCCGATACGGGCGGAGTCGGGCTTGGGCACATAGTCGGCCGCGCCCAGTTCAAGGGCGCGGATGGTGACCGAGGCCCCTCGCGTCGTCAGGGTCGACGCCATCAGGATCTTCAGGCCCGGCTTGGCCGCCAGCATCTTGGGCAGGGCTTCGAGGCCATTCATGTTCGGCATCTCGATATCAAGGATCAGCACATCGGGCTGAAGCTCCTTGAGTTTGTCGATGCCTTTCTGACCGTCCGTGGCGGAGCCGACGAGAACCATGTCGCTTTCCGCTTCGATCCAGCGGGTAACAAGGCCGCGCACGACCGCCGAGTCATCAACGATCATCACCCGCAGAGGGCGCAGCGATACCGAGGGATTGGGGTTAAGCGACATACGCTGGGAATACCTTAGATAAGCCCGACTTCGGTGAACTTGGCTTCGAGGATTTCGCCGTCGAAGGGTTTCATGATGTATTCCGAAGCGCCTTCAGTCAGGGCCTCGGTGATGTGGGCCAGATCGTTTTCAGTGGTGCAGAAGACCACGACGGGGTCTGTACCACCCTCTTCCTTACGCAACTGACGCAGGAAGGTGATGCCGTCCATGACCGGCATGTTCCAGTCGAGCAGGATGGCGTTGGGCATAGACGACTTGCAGTAGTTAAGGGCTTCGAGGCCGTCATTGGCCTCGGCCACTTCAAACTGGAGGTTTTCCAGAATGCGACGCGCCACCTTGCGGATAACGCGGCTGTCATCGACGACGAGGCAGGTTTTCATATCGCTTTTTCCTGAGCC
Coding sequences:
- a CDS encoding protein-glutamate methylesterase/protein-glutamine glutaminase, with translation MSLNPNPSVSLRPLRVMIVDDSAVVRGLVTRWIEAESDMVLVGSATDGQKGIDKLKELQPDVLILDIEMPNMNGLEALPKMLAAKPGLKILMASTLTTRGASVTIRALELGAADYVPKPDSARIGGADGFKSELLTKVRALCGRTRAWPNAAAAGASTTGPSAPVNLNTPTPGIVAPIRRIDRPVGTPAPAPAPATPNGHVAAAPRVRTMTGPRRCDILLVGASTGGPPALRNFLAGLGPDWRIPVLIVQHMPSTFTTILAEHLDKALPQTVVEAQDGMSLKGSHIYIAPGDFHMTLKGTPGQPSLRLDQSPPVNWCRPAVDPLFKSGAELYGKNVVAVVLTGMGHDGRDGARALVDVNATVMVQDEKSSVVWGMPGAVAEAGLAEFIKPIDGLAQTCRAIAKGERII
- a CDS encoding response regulator — translated: MKTCLVVDDSRVIRKVARRILENLQFEVAEANDGLEALNYCKSSMPNAILLDWNMPVMDGITFLRQLRKEEGGTDPVVVFCTTENDLAHITEALTEGASEYIMKPFDGEILEAKFTEVGLI